One Microcoleus sp. FACHB-672 genomic window, CTAAGTAAGAACCGAACGGCATCAACGGGTTCAAGAAAAAAATGTTTTTTAGGAGTTCCAACATCGAAGGCAACCCAGGCTTGGGGTTGGGACAAATTTCTGAGTTCAGCCGGACAGGATTTTATGCTTTGAGAATAGCCATTTGAAGGCTGACTTCTGGCAAACAAAGATTTTCTAAATTCACTCTTCGTGAAAAATTTTGTTTTTTCTACGCAGCAGATAATATAATTATTAACTTATTATATCCGCTGGTTTTAAAAGCCGACTCTCTATCAATTTGCCGGTGAACGATAGTTAGAAAGGCTTGCGGGTTTAATCGTTGATATCACCATCAATGTTAGCAGCCGAAATCGAAGCTGGTAGAAGAGGTTGAAACTGAATCGTGGGCGCACAATTGGCTAGGCACGGACTGTTCGTAGGATTATCAACTCTGGACTTAGTTTATTTAGCGGCAAGTCCTCCTCACAACAATCAAAAAATTGTGGCCTCCGATTACATGGCTGCTGCGGGCGGCCCTGCTACCAATGCTGCCATAACCTTCAGCCACTTGGGCAATCAGGCAACATTACTGGGGGTTGTAGGCGCTCATCCAATCGCCCAATTGATTCGCGCTGATTTAGAAAGTCATGGCGTGAAAATTGCAGATTCCGATCCCAAGCGGATTGATCCTCCCGCAATTTCTTCGATTATTGTTACTCAAAGCACCGGGGAACGGGCTGTTGTTTCTATCAACGCAACTCAATCACAAATTGCTGTTGAACAACTGCCGACACTGGATTTGGAAAATGTTAGTATTATTTTAATCGATGGCCATCAAATGCAAATCAGTAAAGTCATCGCTCAGGAAGCTCAATCAAAAAATATCCCAATCGTAGTTGATGGGGGAAGCTGGAAAGCAGGTTTTGAAGAAATATTACCTTTGGTAAATTATGTAATTTGTTCAGCCAACTTTCATCCTCCCAACTGCTGCCGGCCTCAAGAAGTTTTTGCTTATCTTCAGGGGCTAGGAATTCCCCACATCGCTATTACTTACGGGGAAAAATCAATTCAATATTTTAGTCTGGGCGAGATCGGTGAGGTGCCGGTGCCGGCAGTTAAACCTGTAGATACCCTGGGTGCCGGTGACATTTTTCACGGCGCGTTTTGCCACTACATTCTCCAAGAGAATTTTACCAATGCCCTAACATTATCTGCGAAAGTTGCCTCCCGTTCCTGTCAATTTTTTGGCACCCGCCAATGGATGAAGGAAGAAACTCAAGCCGACATTTTATAAGGATTTATTATTAAATTCTTATTTAATAGATTCATAAAAAATATAAAATTACCGCTTCGGCATCAGCGGCAACGTCACAGTAAACGTGGTTCCCACTCCAACCTTACTTGCCACAGAAATTTCACCCTCGTGTAAATCTACACACCGTTTGACAATTGCTAATCCTAAACCCGTCCCAGCGATATTGCCAACATTTTTAGCTCGATGAAAAGACTCAAATAGATGAGTGATATCCTCATCTGGGATACCAATGCCTTGATCTTTAATCTGAAAAATTGCTTCGCATTCCTGACAAATCAGTTCCAACCGAACCTCTCCTCCTTCAGCAGAATATTTAAGCGCGTTAGAGAGCAAGTTGCTGAGAATTTGCCGCAGTAACTTTTCGTCCATACAAGCCGGCACATCAGAGGTTGTGAGAATATTTGGGTGAATTTCTACAAAATGAATCTTGTGGTTGCTTGTCACGCAAAGCTGGATTTCCGCTACCAACTGACTGCAAAATTGTGTTAAGTTCAGCGGCAGAGGATTGAAAGGAAGTTTGCCGGCATCTGTACGACCGATAAACAAAACATCTTCTAACAATTCTGTCATATTAACGGCAGCTACTTGAATTCGCTGGATGTATTCGAGGAGCTTTTTGTCAGAATTTTCAAATGGCTCTTGTTGCAGGTAATATTCCAGTAAATCGGCAGAAGAAAGTACAGTAGTCAAGGGAGTACGGAACTCATGGGAAACCATCGAGATTAAGCGATTTTTAAGTTCGCCTAGTTCTTTTTCTTTAGCAAGTGCTTTCAGCGTTTCTTCTTCAGCTCGCTTGCGTTCCGTAATGTCTATGCCTACAGCTTGATACTCAATAAAGCGGCCTAATGAGTCAAAGATGGCGCGACCTGTCCAATGTTGAGTGCGAACTTCTCCTGAAGGTAAAACGACTTTTTGTTCGCGAGAAATAAAGGGATATTTAAAAGGATTACGCTCAATATCAGGAATCAGCGGCACAAGAGATTTATTTCTCAAATCCTCTTGAGTTACGCCAAAATACCGACAGTAAGCGTCATTAACAAAAGTCACCGTGCCATCCAGCGCAAAACGACAAATAAGTTCAGTTTGATCCTCAACAATAGCCCGATACCGAGCCTCACTTTCCCGGAGTGCTGACACAGCCTTTGAGCGCTCTTGATGCAGCGAAATAGCTGATGCTGCTGCCCGTAAAAACTCAATTTCTGACGCAGACCAAGCTTCTGAACAATCGCAATGTTCAAAGCCGAGACAACCGAAAAACTCCCCATTAACTGTGAGAGGCAAAAGCAAAATTTTGACAATACCCAGTGGCTCTAAAATGAGACGTTCTTCCGGGGGAAACTCAGAGGCAGACCCCGCAATAATCTCGCCTTTTGCTAGCATTTCTACCCACCGAGAAGGAAACAGACATAAAGTAGAAAATAAACGATTAGAATCTTTTATTTTAATTTTTTCTGCTTGACTTTTTTCTTCATTAGCCCACCATTGGGCATAGACAATCGGCGCTTGATGAGTTTCCTCTCCTAACAGAGTGCCTGCCATATTCCAGCAGTTTTCGACGACATAAACACGGCTGGCACCGGCAGTTTTTCCCAGCAGTTCTACAATTTGGTTGTAGCAGTTGTCATCACTGTTAAAAGCTAGCAATCGGCGCTGTACTTCTACCAGTGCTGCCAAATGTTGGTTTGCTTGACTTAATTGTTGCGTTAATTGCCGTGAACGCAAACCGGCTCTTACCCGTGCCAGTAACTCCTCCGGTTCAATGGGTTTAGTCAAAAATTCATCTGCCCCAGCATCTAGCCCTCTGACGCGATCAGACACCTGTTCCCGTGCGGTTAGCAGAATCACAAAGGTTGTGGCCAGTTTTGGATTAGTTTTCACCCGCCGGCATACTTCCAACCCGTCGAGACGGGGCATCATCCAATCGCAAATCATTAAATCGGGATGCCATCTGTGGACTTCGAGTAAGGCTTCTTCTCCATCACCAACGACCCTAACTTCACAATTTTCACGCTCTAGTAAGTGCCGCAAAACTAACTGAATGGTCAAATCATCATCAACTACTAAAATCTTAGACATATCAAATAAATAGTTTATTAAATTCGTTGTTAATTTTTTTATTTTTCAAGAATAAAAACTAACTCTCGTTCTTAATTGAGGTGAAATACATTTCAATAAAAGCTTCAATTTATCAAAATCAATTATTAAATTTAATAAAATTTCAAAAGTTAGAAATAGCGTGTGTTGAGGCATCTGACGCTATAGCTGGGCAGCAACCTCGCTGATTGAGGATAAATCCATCTCACAGCCACTTGCCATCTCATGAGCCGTTAAAGCAATAATTGCTGTATGTGTCGGCCTCTCCTTTTTCTGGCGTGTAGTTGTCGCATTGCTTTCTAGTTCAATACGTGCAATTTATTCAGAATAACTTGCTGGTTGATGGGGTGGCCTTTTACGACCAAAAACTTTGCAGACGTTGCCGGCAACTCTAGCCAAATGGTAGTCATGCCAACTTTTCCCTGGCAGCATTTGAGCAGTCTGCGGCGTCTCAAGTAAAGTTCCCCAAAATTGTGGGAAATAGCTCCCTAACTGGCGAGTGCCGGCCTGAGCATCGGCAATAAACAGCCTCGCAGATGCAAAATTGCCTGAATTTTCAACCGCAACCGGCACCGCCACTGTCCTGCACGCCGAGGCAACCACAAAGTGAGATTAATGAGAAACTTCGGGAACAAGTTGCAACCGTCCCAAAAATTGGGGGGAAATCCTGAAGTGAAGGCTGCCGGCTTAGCGCTAGAAAAATGTCAAGATAAGATTGAAGGGAACAGTGAAAGATAAAAAGCCCATGAGTGCTGAAGTTTTGGTTGAGAAGAAAAAGTTAAAAACACCCCCACTGGACATTCACTATCTAGGGGATCGGGCATTACGCCAAAATGCCAAACGGATTGCCAAGGTAGATCGGGAAATCCGCCAGCTGGTAAAAGAAATGCTACAAACCATGTACAGCGCTGATGGCATTGGTTTGGCAGCACCCCAAGTGGGGATTCAAAAACAACTGATTGTGGTGGACTGCGAACCGGATAACCCAGCCACACCGCCTTTGGTGCTGATCAACCCAACGATCAAGCAGTACAGTGACGACGTTTGTCTGTTCCAAGAAGGCTGTTTGAGTATTCCTGGGGTTTACATGGATGTCAAACGCCCAGAAATGATTGAAGTGGTCTATAAAGACGAACAGGGGCGTCCCCAGATGATGATCGCTACAGAGATGTTGTCCCGCGCAATTCAGCACGAGATGGATCATCTCAACGGTGTGCTATTTGTTGATCGGGTAGAAAATCAGCTAGCGCTAACTGAGGAACTAACGAAGCATAAGTTTTCCCATCGGGCTGTTAAACCTGTTGCCTTGTAAAGGGTCTAGGCATAAGTGCAACGTGCAAAGTGAGGATTGTTTGATTTGTCTGTTGTCAATGAGGGCATTTTTCACTTTGCTTTGACTTGTTTCTCTTTTTCCAGAATTTTCTTGGCAACCTAGATGCGGTAGGCTCTTGATAGTCTTGTGGTTTTAGCTTGTGATGATGACAGGAACTCCTAAAAGTGCTTTGTTTCTAGGTGCGTGCTGTGTGGCTGCGATTGCTGCTGTGGGTTCGATTTTTGAGCTGTCTTCTGGCCACCCCCAGTTAGGGAGTTCAGTCACCGGCATTATTTTGGCAATTAGTGTGCCGGCGGTGGGGTTACTTTTTTATGCGGCTGTGCGGGACGCGAATGCCAACCAATAAACTGGGAAAACTGGAAGGGTTAAACGTGAAGCGTGAGATGCAAGTATTTCACGCTTCACGCTTTGGTTCTGTTGATCGCAGCATTTCATAGGAATGACCGGCAACCCGAAATATCGTGTATTTTTGCGCCAGCTGAACACGACTGTGGCAGCCGGCACACAACCCTTCCTCTACCCCCTATCTGAGACACAGCCGGTGGCCATCGGGCGAGAACCCAGCTGTGAAATTATCTTGGATTCAGGAGTGTATGGCGGTGTGTCCCGGCGTCACGCCACAATTGGCTATCAGCCCCAAATTCAAGCCGGCTCAAATTCAGGTGGGTGGCAAGTTTGCGATCTTAATAGTGCGAATGGCACATATATAAATGGCCAGCGCTTGCAGGGATGCCGGTTTTTGCAAGCCGGCGACCGAATTGCCCTGGGTGTCAATGGCCCAGAATTTATCTTTGAGTCCACACTGGTTACGCTTCAGCCGGCAGGAAATGTGGGGAATGCCGGCACCAATCAAACAGAGGCAGTCACCTTAAGCCAATTATTTCCCATTCTCTCAACAGGCCGGGAATTGAGGAGCAAAGCTTACTTGGTGCCGGCGACGGTTACCGTTACCTTCGTAGTGTTGCTATTTGCTGCAATTGGTAACTCCCCGGCGTTTAACCTGCTGCTGGCAGCTTATTTGGGCGGTGTGGCGTATTACTTTGTCTATCAACTGTGTGGCAAGCACAAGCCTTGGTGGTGGCTTTTAGGCTGTTGCTTTTTGACGATAGCAATCCTGCTAAGCCCCATCCTGACAGGCTTTGTTGTGGTATTTCGTGAGATTCTGCCTGGACGTTTGCCGGCAGCCAATGAGTCGCTGAGCTTCATTTCGCTATTAGTGCGAATGTTTTTTGGTGCCGGCTTGATGGAAGAATTGCTCAAAGCGCTGCCGGTGTTAGGGGCTGTTCTCATCGGTTATTGGCTGCGATCTCCCTGGCGAGAGCGTTTGGGAGTCTGGGAACCCCTAGATGGCATTTTGTTGGGAACGGCTTCTGCTTTAGGGTTTACCCTGTTGGAAACTTTAGGGCAGTACGTTCCTGAGATTATTCAAAATGTCACCCTGCAAGCCGGAAAAGACTTAGGGGAACTGGCGGGATTGCAGTTACTCATTCCCCGCATTTTAGGTTCTGTCGCCGGCCACATGGCTTACAGTGGCTATCTGGGGTATTTCATCGGTCTGAGTGTCCTCAAGCCTAATCAGCGCTGGCTAATTCTGGCAGTGGGCTACCTCACAGCCGCTGGACTTCATACCCTGTGGAATGCGACCGGCTCCATCAGCGTGCTGGTATTAGCCTGTGTGGGGATGGTTTCCTACGCTTTTCTGGCAGCCGCTATTCTTAAAGCGAGGGCACTTTCTCCCACTCGCTTACAAAATTTTGCGACTCGCCTTTCTGGGAAGTGAGTCTTGAGTTGGGGAGTTGGCA contains:
- a CDS encoding sugar kinase, which gives rise to MARHGLFVGLSTLDLVYLAASPPHNNQKIVASDYMAAAGGPATNAAITFSHLGNQATLLGVVGAHPIAQLIRADLESHGVKIADSDPKRIDPPAISSIIVTQSTGERAVVSINATQSQIAVEQLPTLDLENVSIILIDGHQMQISKVIAQEAQSKNIPIVVDGGSWKAGFEEILPLVNYVICSANFHPPNCCRPQEVFAYLQGLGIPHIAITYGEKSIQYFSLGEIGEVPVPAVKPVDTLGAGDIFHGAFCHYILQENFTNALTLSAKVASRSCQFFGTRQWMKEETQADIL
- a CDS encoding ATP-binding protein, producing the protein MSKILVVDDDLTIQLVLRHLLERENCEVRVVGDGEEALLEVHRWHPDLMICDWMMPRLDGLEVCRRVKTNPKLATTFVILLTAREQVSDRVRGLDAGADEFLTKPIEPEELLARVRAGLRSRQLTQQLSQANQHLAALVEVQRRLLAFNSDDNCYNQIVELLGKTAGASRVYVVENCWNMAGTLLGEETHQAPIVYAQWWANEEKSQAEKIKIKDSNRLFSTLCLFPSRWVEMLAKGEIIAGSASEFPPEERLILEPLGIVKILLLPLTVNGEFFGCLGFEHCDCSEAWSASEIEFLRAAASAISLHQERSKAVSALRESEARYRAIVEDQTELICRFALDGTVTFVNDAYCRYFGVTQEDLRNKSLVPLIPDIERNPFKYPFISREQKVVLPSGEVRTQHWTGRAIFDSLGRFIEYQAVGIDITERKRAEEETLKALAKEKELGELKNRLISMVSHEFRTPLTTVLSSADLLEYYLQQEPFENSDKKLLEYIQRIQVAAVNMTELLEDVLFIGRTDAGKLPFNPLPLNLTQFCSQLVAEIQLCVTSNHKIHFVEIHPNILTTSDVPACMDEKLLRQILSNLLSNALKYSAEGGEVRLELICQECEAIFQIKDQGIGIPDEDITHLFESFHRAKNVGNIAGTGLGLAIVKRCVDLHEGEISVASKVGVGTTFTVTLPLMPKR
- the def gene encoding peptide deformylase gives rise to the protein MSAEVLVEKKKLKTPPLDIHYLGDRALRQNAKRIAKVDREIRQLVKEMLQTMYSADGIGLAAPQVGIQKQLIVVDCEPDNPATPPLVLINPTIKQYSDDVCLFQEGCLSIPGVYMDVKRPEMIEVVYKDEQGRPQMMIATEMLSRAIQHEMDHLNGVLFVDRVENQLALTEELTKHKFSHRAVKPVAL
- a CDS encoding PrsW family glutamic-type intramembrane protease, translating into MTGNPKYRVFLRQLNTTVAAGTQPFLYPLSETQPVAIGREPSCEIILDSGVYGGVSRRHATIGYQPQIQAGSNSGGWQVCDLNSANGTYINGQRLQGCRFLQAGDRIALGVNGPEFIFESTLVTLQPAGNVGNAGTNQTEAVTLSQLFPILSTGRELRSKAYLVPATVTVTFVVLLFAAIGNSPAFNLLLAAYLGGVAYYFVYQLCGKHKPWWWLLGCCFLTIAILLSPILTGFVVVFREILPGRLPAANESLSFISLLVRMFFGAGLMEELLKALPVLGAVLIGYWLRSPWRERLGVWEPLDGILLGTASALGFTLLETLGQYVPEIIQNVTLQAGKDLGELAGLQLLIPRILGSVAGHMAYSGYLGYFIGLSVLKPNQRWLILAVGYLTAAGLHTLWNATGSISVLVLACVGMVSYAFLAAAILKARALSPTRLQNFATRLSGK